From Polyodon spathula isolate WHYD16114869_AA chromosome 24, ASM1765450v1, whole genome shotgun sequence, one genomic window encodes:
- the LOC121298734 gene encoding uncharacterized protein LOC121298734 — MSGINIMLGIVLFLIVSASDLKHQVQSMAIEEVLTGENITLKCDMKHDGETSWFVLYPEQAPIHIFQGVLKLIDNTTNSAYFNGFSESRFYPLLNRTTWTISMRIDNVSQQDFALYFCMVRVRGEMKCGNLTKLVSAQNSPSEPKTETNNGSKGELWCSLLDCVSLVFVIVSSAFVCYLEKRGGRKRCTVRRSRSDNNAPVQKIHEKERTRF, encoded by the exons ATGTCTGGAATTAATATCATGTTAGGAATTGTGCTGTTCCTCATTGTTT ctgCTTCTGATCTGAAACACCAAGTCCAGTCAATGGCTATTGAAGAGGTCCTTACTGGAGAGAATATAACTCTCAAATGTGACATGAAACATGACGGGGAAACCTCTTGGTTTGTACTTTATCCAGAACAAGCTCCGATTCACATCTTTCAGGGTGTTTTAAAACTAATAGACAATACAACAAACTCTGCATACTTCAACGGCTTCAGTGAATCTCGTTTCTACCCCCTGCTGAACCGCACGACCTGGACTATCAGTATGAGGATAGACAATGTTTCTCAGCAggattttgctttgtatttctgcATGGTTCGAGTGAGAGGAGAAATGAAATGTGGAAATTTAACAAAACTTGTGTCGG cgcagAACTCACCGTCAGAACCGAAAACAGAAACGAACAATG GTTCAAAAGGTGAGCTGTGGTGTAGTTTGCTGGACTGCGTCTCCTTAGTATTCGTGATCGTCTCCTCTGCCTTCGTCTGTTACTTAGAGAAAAGAG gagGAAGAAAGAGGTGTACAGTACGCCGGTCTAGATCTGACAACAACGCCCCAGTgcaaaaaatacatgaaaaggaGAGAACACGATTCTAG
- the LOC121298731 gene encoding uncharacterized protein LOC121298731: protein MSGINIMLGIVLFLIVSASDLKHQVQSMAIEEVLTGENITLKCDMKHDGETSWFVLYPEQAPIHIFQGVLKLIDNTTNSAYFNGFSESCFYPLLNRTTWTISMRIDNVSQQDFALYFCMVRVRGEMKCGNLTKLVSAQNSPSEPKTETNNGSKGELWCSLLDCVSLVFVIVSSAFVCYLEKRGGRKRCTVRRSRSDNNAPVQKYMKRREHDSRQ, encoded by the exons ATGTCTGGAATTAATATCATGTTAGGAATTGTGCTGTTCCTCATTGTTT ctgcTTCTGATCTGAAACACCAAGTCCAGTCAATGGCTATTGAAGAGGTCCTTACTGGAGAGAATATAACTCTCAAATGTGACATGAAACATGACGGGGAAACCTCTTGGTTTGTACTTTATCCAGAACAAGCTCCGATTCACATCTTTCAGGGTGTTTTAAAACTAATAGACAATACAACAAACTCTGCATACTTCAACGGCTTCAGTGAATCTTGTTTCTACCCCCTGCTGAACCGCACGACCTGGACTATCAGTATGAGGATAGACAATGTTTCTCAGCAggattttgctttgtatttctgcATGGTTCGAGTGAGAGGAGAAATGAAATGTGGAAATTTAACAAAACTTGTGTCGG cgcagAACTCACCGTCAGAACCGAAAACAGAAACGAACAATG GTTCAAAAGGTGAGCTGTGGTGTAGTTTGCTGGACTGCGTCTCCTTAGTATTCGTGATCGTCTCCTCTGCCTTCGTCTGTTACTTAGAGAAAAGAG gagGAAGAAAGAGGTGTACAGTACGCCGGTCTAGATCTGACAACAACGCCCCAGTGCAAAAATACATGAAAAGGAGAGAACACGATTCTAGGCAGTGA
- the cchcr1 gene encoding coiled-coil alpha-helical rod protein 1, which produces MDEQRKTGGLNPPAAFGAPSRAATPVRNELVPPSHFAQRPPSASSATPSTLHPWRPLGTDSPLAPQVPDPWAALAQTTQDILELRTENLRLKLQGEEMCRGRAGGSDQEEGNVRTRSLDREGDVARLTRSSAHQSRERARLCGEVEALRDAARRLVEDVRERDDALCRQRSQLEELRVELSRARLEQDRQRAQEERLKNQQQAELERLIRERDQAWAELERSRQEQNVLRTQEDRLKTQREAKLERRVQEAEQALAELEAAAQSHRAEAERAIEQERRRGVEAEEAWKREGARLQEQLQETQRQWQAELQSVSDTHASELAALKQNSTTLQEELSAAKQESDRLREQLQLANEELSQTNSALISQNGMVQSLRIYIGELVPEQRERCQEEKEKEELCKSVKRLESEKEALRVTAELLSVRLNSLSDILAIQEGEISNKLLLDPLDEAGSKGRALLTHWRQKVFLLLVQLRSREIEDSKQGNQLRNQICELEEEVRVKGQQHSVLLHSLQDKAAELKMERVRSEAFDKELTLVQGQALHLEHRAEEAENALVQLKDSVHRFWQVFEQRVSEMRSSECRLLSLGQRVAFASRRIDTIQGLLLRKEALMRLQRDTNRPTTPESGRPTSEDLQRELQLVNEERERLASELKRTPQLIERTLSEARGQFQTALKELQHALKESSETEQRLREQLILAEEGSQEAERRLSELHGQLQENAEIIQVLRTDLAKQQDQYQRALQEKVSEAESVLHQELREMESRLNTARREHTKAVVALRQLERQASRERERAQEAQRLLEEQKDREAQELQRRLRDTERDKNLLMATVRQEGLLNQYKKNRSAALQSSAALTDEGELARPLGKLQAPRPNTKPLSKESLSSVLDHLQALSESVVGDEDSSSEEEEEEERKKSD; this is translated from the exons ATGGATGAACAGAGGAAAACGGGAGGCCTAAATCCACCTGCTGCATTTGGTGCCCCATCTAGGGCag CGACTCCAGTTCGGAATGAGCTGGTGCCTCCCTCTCACTTTGCACAAAGGCCCCCTAGCGCTTCCTCTGCCACCCCCAGCACCCTCCACCCGTGGAGGCCCCTGGGTACGGACTCACCTCTTGCCCCTCAGGTGCCTGATCCTTGGGCAGCACTGGCACAAACCACCCAGGACATTCTTGAGCTGCGTACAGAGAACCTGAGGCTGAAGCTGCAAGGCGAGGAGATGTGCCGGGGGCGAGCAGGAGGAAGTGACCAGGAGGAGGGCAATGTTAGAACTAG GTCCCTTGACAGGGAAGGAGATGTTGCCAGGCTCACTCGGTCCTCAGCTCACCAGAGCCGGGAGAGGGCGAGGCTGTGTGGAGAGGTGGAGGCTTTGAGAGATGCAGCAAGGAGGCTGGTCGAGGATGTTCGTGAGAGAGATGATGCCCTTTGCAG ACAGAGATCCCAGCTGGAGGAGCTGCGTGTGGAGCTGAGCCGAGCGAGGCTGGAGCAGGACAGGCAGCGTGCGCAGGAGGAGAGGCTGAAGAACCAGCAGCAGGCTGAACTGGAGAGGCTGATCCGAGAGAGAGACCAGGCCTGGGCTGAACTGGAACGGAGCAGGCAGGAACAGAACGTGCTGCGCACACAG GAAGATCGACTGAAGACTCAGAGGGAGGCTAAGCTGGAGAGGAGAGTCCAGGAGGCAGAGCAAGCCTTGGCTGAGCTCGAGGCTGCTGCCCAGAGTCACCGGGCAGAGGCAGAGAGGGCAATAGAGCAGGAGCGGCGCAGAGGTGTGGAGGCCGAGGAGGCCTggaagagagagggagcgaggctACAAGAACAGCTGCAGGAGACCCAGAGGCAGTGGCAGGCAGAG CTTCAGTCTGTCTCAGATACCCATGCCTCAGAACTGGCAGCACTAAAGCAGAACAGCACCACACTGCAGGAAGAGCTGAGTGCAGCCAAGCAGGAATCTGACCGCCTGAGAGAACAGCTTCAACTGGCCAATGAGGAGCTGAG CCAGACCAACTCAGCCCTGATTTCCCAGAATGGCATGGTGCAGAGCCTGAGGATATACATTGGGGAGCTGGTGCCGGAGCAGAGAGAGAGGTGTCAGGAAGAAAAGGAGAAGGAGGAGCTCTGCAAGTCTGTGAAG CGTTTGGAGAGTGAGAAGGAGGCTCTCAGAGTAACAGCTGAGCTGCTGAGCGTGAGGCTAAACTCCCTGAGCGACATCCTCGCTATCCAGGAGGGCGAGATCAGCAATAAG TTGCTGCTGGACCCCCTGGATGAAGCTGGTTCGAAGGGCCGGGCATTGCTGACACACTGGAGGCAGAAAGTGTTTTTGCTGCTAGTGCAGCTGCGCTCAAGGGAGATAGAGGACAGCAAGCAGGGGAACCAACTTCGCAACCAG ATCTGTGAGCTTGAGGAAGAGGTGAGGGTGAAGGGTCAGCAGCACAGTGTGCTTCTCCACAGCCTACAGGACAAGGCAGCTGAGCTCAAGATGGAGAGAGTTAGGAGTGAG GCTTTTGACAAGGAGCTGACTCTAGTTCAAGGCCAGGCTCTGCACTTGGAGCACCGAGCCGAGGAGGCAGAGAATGCACTGGTTCAGCTGAAGGACAGCGTGCACAG GTTCTGGCAGGTTTTTGAGCAGAGGGTGTCTGAGATGCGTTCCTCCGAGTGCCGCTTGCTAAGTCTGGGTCAGAGAGTCGCTTTTGCCAGCAGGAGGATAGACACGATTCAAG GGTTATTGCTGCGGAAGGAAGCCTTGATGCGCCTGCAGCGGGACACAAACAGACCGACCACACCTGAGTCAGGAAG GCCTACCTCTGAGGATCTGCAAAGAGAGCTGCAGTTAGTGAACGAAGAGAGAGAACGACTGGCTTCAGAACTGAAGCGCACCCCCCAGCTCATTGAGAGAACACTTTCTGAGGCCAGAGGACAGT TCCAAACGGCGCTGaaggagctgcagcatgctctgAAAGAGAGCAGCGAGACTGAGCAGAGGCTGAGGGAGCAGCTTATCCTGGCTGAGGAAGGGAGTCAGGAAGCAGAGAGGAGGCTGAGTGAGCTGCATGGGCAGCTGCAGGAGAATGCAGAGATCATCCAGGTGCTGCGGACAGACCTGGCTAAGCAACAGGACCAGTACCAGAGAG CCCTGCAGGAGAAGGTGTCCGAAGCAGAGTCTGTCTTGCACCAGGAGCTCCGAGAGATGGAGAGCCGGCTGAACACAGCCAGGAGGGAGCACACCAAGGCAG TGGTGGCTCTGCGGCAGCTGGAACGGCAGgcgagcagagagagagagcgtgcaCAGGAGGCTCAGAGACTGCTGGAGGAGCAGAAAGACAGAGAGGCACAGGAATTACAGAGACGGCTACGGGACACAGAGAGGGACAAAAACCTGCTCATG GCTACAGTGCGGCAAGAGGGCCTGCTGAATCAGTACAAGAAGAACAGATCTGCAGCCCTCCAGTCTTCTGCAGCCCTTACTGATGAGGGGGAGCTGGCCAGACCTTTAGGCAAGCTCCAGGCTCCAAGGCCTAACACCAAACCTTTATCTAAAG AATCTCTCAGTTCTGTTCTGGATCACCTCCAGGCTCTGAGTGAATCTGTCGTCGGGGACGAAGACTCTtccagcgaggaggaggaggaggaggagaggaaaaaGAGCGATTGA
- the tcf19l gene encoding transcription factor 19: MSEVQPCFQLLRIGSGPDSGSGSGSGRDLYTFRPALARCVFRLGRAEACDVTLQSDSCSGLISRLHAEIQAERDEDCATADWRVFVVDCSTHGTLVNDVHLTRGVRVELTDGDILTFGHQEDLPLPPACSAQAQNSSEFYFLFQKVRLRPQDFDAITLPKTPAFTSFAGTATLLRGFTPVSPSRKGVKELAKRPENSTSSTPTLKRSTLILSSIGSLSKLQAQPLTFHPDKADDKRLEKQNPTVSFSIPPANSNARPLAPPSGSAPSPANTPSGCVRISKSRRKSAHTVLPELEDEIQRFSEEVKQSASAKRRHCKSESDVQSDVYQRQQHPLVECLEHDPSPLSRRRRIQSDTPYIPRNRSPSQTITSNSCLYSPVHNGQRGIDRAQGEANRVMLQKLQITPTGKRRGRPRKHPVCQVFSHTLYVEDRSEGGRIETGHGEVAEPCAARYCHHPQEDTVQWVQCDDCDAWYHVACVGCNYSTLKDSTTEFHCGCQ; the protein is encoded by the exons ATGTCAGAAGTTCAGCCGTGCTTCCAGCTTTTACGGATCGGTTCAGGTCCAGACTCCGGCTCTGGTTCAGGTTCAGGTCGGGACCTCTACACTTTCCGGCCTGCGTTGGCTCGCTGTGTGTTCAGACTGGGCCGAGCAGAGGCGTGTGATGTCACCCTTCAATCAGATAGCTGCTCGGGGCTGATCTCCCGTCTTCACGCAGAGATCCAGGCTGAAAGGGACGAAGACTGTGCTACAGCTGACTGGAGAGTGTTTGTAGTTGATTGCAGCACCCACG GTACCCTGGTAAACGATGTCCACCTGACTCGTGGGGTGCGAGTGGAGCTAACTGACGGAGACATTCTGACATTCGGGCATCAAGAAGACCTACCTCTGCCACCGGCCTGCTCTGCCCAGGCCCAGAACAGCTCTGAATTCTACTTCCTCTTCCAGAAAGTGCGTCTGCGGCCCCAGGACTTTGACGCGATCACCCTTCCCAAAACACCTGCCTTCACCAGCTTCGCTGGGACTGCCACCCTGCTCCGAGGCTTCACCCCAGTCTCCCCAAGCAGAAAAGGAGTGAAAGAACTCGCCAAGCGCCCGGAAAACTCAACCTCCTCGACCCCCACTTTAAAACGCTCGACCCTAATCCTGAGCTCCATCGGAAGCCTCAGCAAGCTGCAGGCTCAGCCGCTCACCTTCCACCCAGACAAGGCAGACGACAAGAGGTTAGAGAAGCAAAACCCAACAGTGTCGTTCTCCATCCCTCCAGCTAACTCGAACGCCCGCCCATTAGCCCCACCCTCTGGCTCCGCCCCTTCCCCCGCGAACACGCCGAGCGGCTGCGTCCGAATCTCGAAGAGCCGTCGGAAATCGGCTCACACGGTCTTGCCAGAACTGGAAGACGAGATCCAGAGGTTTTCCGAGGAAGTGAAGCAAAGTGCCTCAGCTAAAAGGCGGCACTGCAAATCGGAATCGGACGTCCAGTCTGATGTGTACCAACGGCAGCAGCACCCCCTGGTGGAGTGTTTAGAGCATGACCCAAGCCCGCTAAGCAGGAGAAGGAGGATTCAGAGTGACACGCCTTATATCCCAAGGAACCGAAGCCCCTCCCAAACTATTACTTCTAACTCCTGTCTCTACAGCCCTGTACATAACGGACAGCGGGGTATTGATAGAGCGCAGGGGGAAGCCAACAGGGTGATGCTCCAGAAACTGCAGATCACACCAACAGG GAAGCGACGTGGCCGACCGCGAAAGCACCCGGTGTGCCAGGTCTTTTCTCACACGCTCTACGTGGAGGATCGCAGCGAAGGGGGCAGAATAGAGACTGGTCACGGTGAGGTGGCAGAGCCCTGTGCTGCCCGCTACTGCCACCACCCACAGGAGGACACAGTGCAGTGGGTGCAGTGTGACGACTGTGACGCATGGTACCACGTTGCCTGCGTGGGTTGCAACTACAGCACCCTGAAGGACTCTACTACAGAGTTCCACTGTGGCTGCCAGTGA